The proteins below are encoded in one region of Fibrella aestuarina BUZ 2:
- the nhaD gene encoding sodium:proton antiporter NhaD: MPVLLIAFLLGYLLITLEDVIHLNKTATALITGVLCWTIYALSGHQVGHGVSEQLGHHLVSIAEILFFLLGAMTIVELIDAHDGFTLITDRIASRSTRTLLAIVSLLSFFLSALLDNLTTSIVMISVLRKLVRDPDQRRIMAGMVIVASNAGGAWSPIGDVTTTMLWIGGHITTLNVIRTLLLPSLVAMLVPLLILMYRYPATTTVFVPSTDEEGVSRPYVTKVARRDRRLMLSIGLGGMLFVPIFKTVTGLPPYMGMMLVLGAIWVASELIHKDKDEAEREPLTPAYALQNIDTPSVLFFLGILLAVGALESVGSLRAMADWLNQTVGNIDLIVLLIGLASAVVDNVPIVAAAMGMYDLQTYPADNKLWEFLAYCAGTGGSILLIGSAAGVAVMGMEKLEFGWYLRKISWLALLGYLAGAGTYLAMITWLG, encoded by the coding sequence TTGCCTGTGCTACTGATCGCTTTTCTACTTGGTTATCTGCTGATTACGCTCGAAGATGTCATTCACCTGAATAAAACGGCAACGGCCCTCATCACGGGCGTGCTGTGCTGGACAATCTACGCGCTGAGCGGGCATCAAGTTGGGCATGGCGTGAGCGAGCAGTTGGGCCACCACCTGGTCAGCATTGCCGAAATCCTGTTTTTTCTGCTGGGGGCCATGACCATCGTCGAGCTGATCGACGCGCACGACGGCTTCACCCTCATTACCGACCGTATCGCCAGCCGCAGCACCCGCACCCTGCTCGCGATTGTGAGCCTGCTCAGTTTTTTCCTGTCGGCCCTGCTCGATAACCTGACAACCTCTATCGTGATGATATCGGTGCTGCGCAAACTGGTACGCGACCCCGATCAGCGGCGCATCATGGCCGGGATGGTCATTGTGGCGTCCAACGCGGGTGGTGCCTGGTCACCCATCGGCGACGTGACTACCACCATGCTCTGGATTGGCGGGCACATCACCACGCTCAATGTGATCCGGACGTTGCTGCTGCCGAGCCTGGTGGCGATGCTGGTGCCGCTGCTGATCCTGATGTATCGGTACCCCGCTACCACCACCGTTTTCGTGCCGTCGACCGACGAAGAGGGCGTTAGTCGGCCCTACGTAACGAAGGTAGCCCGCCGCGACCGCCGCCTTATGCTGTCGATCGGGCTGGGCGGGATGCTGTTCGTGCCCATCTTCAAAACCGTAACGGGCCTGCCGCCCTACATGGGCATGATGCTGGTACTGGGGGCGATCTGGGTGGCGTCGGAGCTGATTCACAAAGACAAAGACGAGGCCGAGCGCGAACCGCTGACGCCCGCCTACGCCCTGCAAAACATCGATACGCCCAGTGTGCTGTTCTTTCTGGGGATTCTGCTGGCGGTGGGGGCGCTGGAAAGCGTAGGGAGCCTGCGCGCCATGGCCGACTGGCTCAACCAAACCGTGGGCAACATCGACCTGATTGTGCTGCTGATTGGGTTGGCGTCGGCGGTGGTCGACAACGTACCTATCGTGGCCGCGGCGATGGGCATGTATGACCTGCAAACGTACCCAGCCGACAACAAACTGTGGGAATTTCTGGCCTATTGCGCCGGTACGGGCGGTAGCATTCTGCTCATCGGCTCGGCGGCGGGCGTGGCCGTGATGGGCATGGAAAAGCTCGAATTCGGCTGGTACCTGCGCAAGATCAGCTGGTTGGCCTTGTTAGGCTATTTGGCCGGTGCCGGAACGTACCTGGCCATGATCACGTGGCTTGGCTAA
- a CDS encoding DUF748 domain-containing protein, producing MKRSVKIFIALIVLIVVARLLLPYFVLRYVNKTLADLGDYTGHVEDIDIALLRGAYQINNLVIRKVNGKVKEPFVSIPKSDLSVEWRALFKGRLVGEVECYKPELNFAFSENEATSQTGEGADWTKVVKDLLPIQINRFALFDGRIDLKNLVTNPGSDLSLQKVNGELKNIRNVDEKPGSLPSPVWLTGDVPGYGGTMRFSANTYLLKDIPDFNYDLQFNDLQLVKLNELARHYANVDFEGGTMSVFSEMAMNDRKLNGYLKPLTKDMTIFRLKEPGEKRTIGRFFTELLAEGGSEVLENQKRDQVATRVPLTGTIDDIKTPVWPTIFGVLRNAYVSAFEKKFDNDITFTDAFKSFKESVKEKRAERKAERKQKRAARKAERQRRRAERKAANDKK from the coding sequence TTGAAACGATCCGTCAAGATTTTTATCGCCCTGATCGTACTGATCGTGGTGGCTCGGCTCTTACTGCCGTATTTCGTGCTTAGGTACGTAAACAAAACCCTGGCCGACCTGGGCGACTATACCGGGCACGTCGAAGACATCGACATTGCGCTGCTACGGGGCGCTTATCAGATCAACAACCTGGTGATTCGGAAGGTCAACGGCAAGGTGAAAGAGCCGTTCGTGTCCATTCCCAAAAGCGACCTGTCGGTCGAATGGCGGGCGCTGTTCAAAGGGCGGCTTGTGGGTGAGGTCGAATGCTATAAGCCCGAACTCAATTTTGCCTTCAGTGAAAACGAAGCCACCAGCCAAACCGGCGAAGGGGCCGACTGGACGAAGGTGGTGAAAGACCTGCTGCCCATTCAGATCAACCGCTTTGCCCTGTTTGATGGTCGTATCGACCTGAAAAACCTCGTGACCAACCCCGGCTCCGACCTGTCATTGCAGAAGGTAAACGGCGAGCTGAAAAATATTCGGAACGTTGACGAGAAACCCGGCAGCCTGCCCTCGCCGGTCTGGCTCACGGGCGACGTACCTGGCTACGGAGGCACCATGCGGTTCAGCGCCAATACGTACCTGCTGAAAGACATCCCTGATTTCAATTATGACCTTCAGTTCAATGACTTGCAGCTTGTGAAGCTCAACGAACTGGCCCGCCATTACGCCAATGTCGACTTTGAAGGCGGCACGATGAGCGTCTTCTCGGAGATGGCCATGAACGACCGGAAGCTCAATGGGTATCTGAAGCCGCTCACGAAAGACATGACGATTTTCCGGCTGAAGGAGCCGGGCGAGAAACGCACCATAGGCCGGTTTTTTACCGAACTCCTGGCCGAAGGAGGCTCTGAGGTGCTGGAAAACCAGAAACGCGATCAGGTTGCCACGCGGGTTCCGCTCACGGGCACCATCGACGACATCAAAACGCCGGTATGGCCCACCATTTTTGGGGTTCTGCGCAACGCGTATGTGTCGGCCTTCGAGAAGAAATTCGACAACGACATCACCTTTACCGACGCCTTCAAGTCATTTAAGGAAAGTGTGAAGGAGAAGCGCGCCGAGCGGAAAGCCGAACGCAAACAAAAACGGGCAGCGCGCAAAGCCGAACGGCAACGTAGACGGGCCGAGCGCAAAGCGGCTAACGACAAAAAGTAG
- a CDS encoding carboxypeptidase-like regulatory domain-containing protein, with amino-acid sequence MKKIVFSLLLLFFWHTISALDNNYAGIIGVAQKQVDGTPGETFSNIITLTNPTDQSSDLRLTLTAPKAFRLLTQLPTKLTLGAHSTRQVVLKFMIERTWTGEAGTVRIESAQANVAEPSVSQFMVQPNRNAPSVLSFTLLDDAPLLAPGQDTLFVPVRFSNQSPHARVVRIRLYSLPDGFRLPRPFLEAKLTNNRDSTLYIPCLTTGALTRDRRYDLTIEVQDGDKPDRSGPFLGSIICRPVLLASAKRFTDRDLLGESPFGVAVGVGKLGRAGLVNELRTWGQQTVGKGRLDFKLYYLNYAQLNYHELRDTYVHYQQNDFELHVGNLYDMHELSLIGVGVRAAGTFSNGTRVEGWALRNQSNWLAGLVPFTGNSVAQFQATQPLADQTYSMRVSGTLPLPGEARYELSSSFYQQRRLERAGLLHYAAAQWRLNAQSTLKLRVGNSYEYSPAQAGRQQLTGWAAGGSFNHLTKSLDLYTSAYISSPVYGGIQRGATLLEHSLTWKKWRSTRLAYRYSQIKYNQLVLSTPSELTSRQYGNTVADLYWAQQIGRLTTVLRPYVWIQDQALPSGVNQRANSYRLMASLRYETRLGARLEAGIDAGRFDLVTPPTNAFRVPSMRYVGSVGYGNLTLTALYQQGPFLINDYQTGQGNPAGFRQLSVGPTAHVNLLDGRLRANLGAGLTYNSTSQSWNGLLYNSIHFQANPTLRFNLDINTLSYGQLLSELSAMPGQDTQLRLEVAKTFRRLPGQSSRTMRLRFFEDENNNQRKDGNEQYLPDLVVNVNETSMLTDRKGQVVCKDIPRGTYTIRAVSKLSTGEPVWFQDTVQVVNSVELELGIRKTWRTAGQLRCQRARYDNQPCDLEQYRVETTGAAGELYRTYADADGRFTLYLPVGTYQLSVIPVQTPANRKQITYNVETGGQQKQLDIDLAPNSRPVQYKRFTKN; translated from the coding sequence ATGAAAAAAATAGTATTTTCTCTGTTACTTCTCTTTTTTTGGCACACGATTTCGGCGCTCGACAATAATTATGCCGGTATTATTGGCGTGGCTCAAAAACAAGTGGATGGCACGCCGGGCGAAACGTTTTCAAACATCATTACGCTGACAAATCCCACGGATCAAAGCAGCGATTTGCGGCTAACCTTAACCGCGCCGAAGGCGTTTCGGCTGCTGACTCAGTTACCCACCAAGCTGACGCTGGGCGCGCACTCGACGCGGCAGGTCGTGCTTAAGTTCATGATCGAACGTACCTGGACGGGTGAGGCTGGTACCGTGCGCATTGAATCGGCCCAGGCCAACGTCGCCGAGCCGTCGGTTAGCCAGTTTATGGTGCAGCCCAACCGCAATGCCCCCTCGGTGTTGTCGTTCACGCTGCTCGATGACGCCCCCCTGCTGGCACCCGGCCAGGATACGCTGTTTGTGCCGGTTCGTTTCTCCAACCAGAGCCCGCACGCCCGCGTCGTGCGCATCCGGCTGTACTCGCTACCCGACGGCTTTCGGCTTCCGCGCCCCTTTCTGGAAGCCAAACTGACCAACAACCGTGACTCGACTCTCTACATTCCCTGCCTCACCACCGGCGCCCTCACCCGCGACCGCCGCTACGACCTCACGATTGAGGTGCAGGATGGCGATAAACCCGATAGATCAGGGCCGTTTCTGGGGAGTATTATCTGTCGGCCGGTACTGCTGGCGTCGGCCAAACGCTTTACCGATCGGGACTTGCTGGGCGAGTCGCCGTTTGGGGTGGCCGTGGGGGTGGGTAAGCTCGGACGGGCGGGGTTGGTCAACGAACTACGTACCTGGGGGCAGCAGACGGTGGGCAAAGGGCGTCTCGATTTCAAACTGTACTACCTCAACTACGCCCAGCTGAACTACCACGAACTGCGCGACACCTACGTGCACTACCAGCAGAACGACTTCGAGCTGCACGTGGGTAACCTCTACGACATGCATGAACTATCGCTGATTGGTGTGGGCGTGCGGGCGGCAGGTACGTTCAGCAATGGCACGCGGGTCGAAGGCTGGGCGCTCCGCAACCAGTCGAACTGGCTGGCGGGGCTGGTGCCGTTCACGGGCAACAGTGTGGCGCAGTTTCAGGCCACGCAGCCACTCGCCGACCAGACGTATTCCATGCGCGTATCGGGTACGTTGCCACTGCCGGGCGAGGCGCGCTACGAACTGAGCAGCAGTTTTTACCAGCAACGGCGGCTCGAACGGGCGGGGCTCCTGCACTACGCGGCGGCCCAATGGCGGCTCAACGCCCAATCGACGCTGAAACTGCGCGTGGGCAACAGCTATGAGTACTCACCCGCCCAAGCGGGTCGCCAGCAACTCACGGGCTGGGCGGCAGGCGGCTCGTTCAACCACCTGACCAAATCACTCGACCTCTACACCTCGGCCTACATCAGCAGCCCGGTATATGGCGGCATTCAGCGGGGAGCTACGTTGCTCGAACACAGCCTGACCTGGAAAAAATGGCGCTCGACCCGGCTCGCCTATCGTTATAGCCAGATCAAGTATAACCAGCTGGTACTGAGCACGCCCAGCGAGCTAACGAGTCGACAATACGGTAACACCGTGGCCGATCTCTACTGGGCACAGCAGATTGGGCGGTTGACGACCGTGCTGCGGCCTTACGTCTGGATTCAGGATCAGGCGCTGCCCAGCGGCGTCAATCAGCGGGCCAACTCGTACCGGCTGATGGCCTCACTACGCTACGAAACCCGGCTGGGCGCCCGGCTTGAAGCGGGCATCGACGCGGGCCGCTTCGATCTGGTGACGCCGCCAACCAATGCGTTTCGGGTACCGTCGATGCGGTATGTTGGCTCGGTGGGCTACGGCAACCTGACCCTGACGGCGCTGTATCAGCAGGGGCCTTTCCTCATCAACGATTACCAGACGGGGCAGGGTAACCCGGCGGGCTTCCGGCAGTTGTCGGTGGGGCCAACGGCGCACGTGAACCTGCTCGACGGGCGGCTGCGGGCTAACCTCGGCGCGGGTCTCACCTACAACAGCACGAGCCAATCGTGGAATGGCCTGCTCTACAATTCGATTCATTTCCAGGCCAACCCGACGCTACGCTTCAATCTGGACATCAATACCTTGTCGTATGGGCAATTGTTGTCGGAGCTATCGGCGATGCCGGGGCAGGATACGCAGCTTCGGCTTGAAGTGGCCAAGACATTCCGGCGGTTGCCGGGGCAGTCGTCGCGGACGATGCGGCTGCGGTTTTTCGAAGATGAAAACAACAACCAGCGGAAAGACGGCAACGAGCAGTACCTGCCGGATCTGGTAGTGAACGTGAATGAAACGTCGATGCTGACCGACCGCAAAGGGCAGGTGGTTTGCAAAGACATTCCGCGCGGTACCTACACCATCCGGGCGGTCAGCAAGCTGAGCACGGGTGAGCCGGTCTGGTTTCAGGATACGGTGCAGGTCGTCAACTCGGTCGAACTGGAACTGGGTATCCGCAAAACCTGGCGTACGGCGGGCCAACTGCGCTGCCAACGCGCCCGCTACGACAACCAACCCTGCGATCTGGAACAGTACCGCGTTGAAACGACCGGCGCGGCGGGCGAACTCTACCGCACTTACGCCGACGCTGACGGCCGGTTTACGCTCTACCTGCCCGTGGGTACGTATCAACTCTCGGTGATTCCGGTGCAAACGCCCGCCAACCGCAAGCAAATCACGTACAACGTAGAAACGGGTGGTCAGCAGAAACAGCTCGACATCGACCTTGCACCCAACAGCCGCCCCGTGCAATACAAGCGGTTCACGAAGAATTAA